In Octopus sinensis unplaced genomic scaffold, ASM634580v1 Contig15846, whole genome shotgun sequence, a genomic segment contains:
- the LOC115230589 gene encoding macrophage receptor MARCO-like, whose amino-acid sequence MKSKSQKVLASFKENDFQVGFQKWQDRWDSFIASQGDYFDGDDVKRLLSCVLLYTVLAVSQAGYPADIRIVGSKTRGRVEVRYNNVWGTICSDFWDDSSARVVCRALGFGSGMALGGKETPSGSGKIWLDEVKCKGTETYIDECPHLPWGVNDCVHESDAGVECYSRFERKLVDEI is encoded by the exons atgaAGAGCAAATCGCAAAAGGTTCTCGCTTCATTTaaggaaaacgacttccaggtcggattccaaaagtggcaggaccGCTGGGACTCGTTTATTGCttcgcaaggtgactatttcgacgGAGACGATGTTAAAA GGTTATTAAGCTGTGTTCTGCTGTACACTGTGTTGGCTGTATCTCAGGCAg GCTATCCAGCGGATATACGTATAGTCGGATCTAAAACTCGAGGTCGTGTAGAAGTCCGATACAACAATGTTTGGGGCACAATTTGCAGTGATTTCTGGGACGATAGTAGTGCTAGAGTAGTGTGTCGAGCTCTTGGTTTCGG ATCAGGCATGGCTCTTGGCGGCAAAGAAACACCAAGCGGATCTGGGAAGATTTGGTTAGACGAGGTCAAATGCAAAGGGACAGAAACCTACATAGATGAGTGTCCCCATCTACCTTGGGGAGTCAATGATTGTGTCCACGAAAGTGATGCAGGAGTCGAATGCTATTCCC GTTTTGAACGCAAACTAGTCGATGAAATT